A portion of the Barnesiella propionica genome contains these proteins:
- a CDS encoding cupin domain-containing protein, whose translation MKVNAMKNNFLIPILCIVAAMACAGCRSVEDPGFSVYYNKDIMNNPAKAELWLVQYIQGNLTECKSRVDLYEWNGEEYYYVYHESGENSFSYPTAIYRKDGSIYVYAGDSLTVESGDEATCFMREAVKKATLFENKPCER comes from the coding sequence ATGAAAGTGAATGCTATGAAGAACAATTTTTTGATTCCCATACTTTGTATCGTTGCGGCTATGGCTTGTGCGGGATGCCGGAGTGTGGAAGATCCCGGTTTTTCAGTATATTATAATAAGGATATAATGAATAATCCAGCCAAAGCGGAACTTTGGCTGGTACAATATATACAAGGTAACCTGACAGAATGTAAAAGCCGTGTCGACTTATATGAGTGGAATGGAGAGGAATATTATTACGTTTATCATGAATCTGGTGAAAATAGTTTTTCATATCCTACCGCTATTTACCGGAAAGACGGTAGTATTTATGTTTATGCCGGAGATTCTTTAACAGTAGAATCCGGAGATGAGGCTACCTGTTTCATGAGGGAGGCGGTGAAAAAGGCCACTTTATTTGAGAATAAACCTTGTGAAAGGTAA
- a CDS encoding hemolysin family protein, with translation MEILIIVLLILCNGLLSMSEIALVSARKVKLENSARKGNKAARSALKLSQEPDRFLSTVQIGITLIGILTGLYSGESLAGDLAAVLKEIPLLEPYALTASKTIIVIIVTYLTLIIGELVPKRIGMVASESVALLVSRPMTWISHIAAPFVWLLSRSTSLVSRLLGIADKKEPVTEDEIKAIVREGTEGGAVQEVEQDIVERVFNLGDRDISSVMTHRSELIRLNIREDNATIKEKIIQELHAVYPVCDGESLDHLIGVVSLKELFGKLDDKNFNIRTIITPPHFLPENMSVYAAMERLRTGNFRYGLVTNEFGGIEGIVTLGNIMDALMGMLPAGDESDIVIREDGSCLIDGQYPFYDFLDHFDITDCYPEYEYNTLSGLILDILEHIPHAGEKLIWKDFTFEIVDMDGARIDKVLVSKKTV, from the coding sequence ATGGAAATTCTAATTATTGTTCTTCTCATTTTATGCAACGGACTACTCTCTATGTCCGAAATTGCGTTAGTTTCGGCGCGAAAAGTCAAACTCGAAAATAGTGCACGAAAAGGAAACAAAGCAGCCCGCTCTGCATTGAAACTATCTCAGGAACCTGACCGTTTCCTCTCTACCGTGCAAATAGGAATCACTCTTATCGGTATTCTAACGGGTTTGTATTCCGGTGAATCATTGGCGGGCGACCTTGCCGCCGTTTTAAAAGAAATACCCTTATTGGAACCTTATGCCCTTACGGCCTCCAAAACGATCATCGTTATAATCGTGACATATCTTACCCTCATTATCGGAGAACTGGTTCCTAAACGAATAGGAATGGTGGCATCGGAATCGGTTGCCCTATTGGTTTCCCGTCCCATGACCTGGATATCGCATATCGCTGCTCCATTTGTCTGGCTGTTAAGCCGGAGCACATCTCTCGTATCACGCTTGCTGGGAATTGCGGATAAGAAAGAACCGGTTACGGAAGACGAAATTAAAGCCATCGTACGGGAAGGAACAGAAGGGGGTGCGGTGCAGGAAGTAGAACAAGACATTGTAGAACGCGTATTTAACTTGGGCGACAGGGATATATCGTCGGTTATGACACATCGCAGCGAATTGATAAGATTAAATATACGTGAGGATAACGCAACCATTAAAGAAAAGATTATCCAGGAACTTCACGCCGTATATCCCGTCTGTGACGGGGAAAGCCTGGACCATCTGATAGGAGTGGTTTCTTTAAAAGAATTATTCGGGAAACTGGATGATAAAAATTTCAATATCCGCACAATAATCACTCCGCCTCATTTCCTTCCCGAAAACATGAGCGTATATGCCGCTATGGAACGTTTACGTACGGGAAACTTTCGTTACGGGCTCGTTACCAACGAATTCGGAGGAATAGAAGGTATCGTGACATTAGGAAATATAATGGATGCCCTTATGGGAATGCTACCGGCAGGAGACGAGTCGGACATAGTCATAAGGGAAGACGGCTCATGTCTCATAGACGGCCAGTATCCTTTTTATGACTTTCTCGATCATTTCGATATAACCGACTGTTACCCCGAATATGAATACAACACGCTAAGCGGTTTAATTCTGGATATTCTGGAACATATTCCCCATGCAGGAGAAAAACTTATCTGGAAAGATTTTACCTTCGAAATCGTTGATATGGACGGAGCCAGAATTGACAAGGTTTTGGTAAGCAAAAAAACGGTTTGA
- a CDS encoding HU family DNA-binding protein — protein sequence MTKADIVNEISKSTGVEKAIILQTVEKFMETVKDSLGKGENVYLRGFGSFIVKKRAQKTARNISKNTTIIIPEHNIPAFKPAKTFMGEVK from the coding sequence ATGACTAAGGCAGACATTGTAAATGAGATCTCAAAAAGTACGGGTGTGGAAAAAGCTATTATCCTGCAGACAGTTGAGAAATTCATGGAAACAGTTAAAGACTCTTTGGGTAAAGGTGAAAATGTTTACTTGAGAGGTTTTGGAAGCTTTATCGTGAAGAAAAGAGCTCAGAAAACAGCAAGAAACATTTCTAAAAACACGACAATCATTATACCCGAACATAATATTCCGGCATTTAAGCCTGCCAAAACTTTCATGGGAGAGGTTAAATAA
- a CDS encoding Crp/Fnr family transcriptional regulator: MDFTGRIKDVYHLPEDGIQLLWENVEVVSFRKKEVVVEEGGRDDFIYFVSSGSVRGYVCREGKERTFMFAFEGDVAGTVFGMTGRATARMNIETMEDTTLLKISRKILEEIFSSSVEMANWGRRLMEKSLLEYEHYFIDYFWANKSIQYRMIMKEYPELLQRVSLKELASYLNVTPQTLSRIRAGLR, translated from the coding sequence ATGGATTTTACCGGTAGAATAAAAGATGTATATCATTTGCCCGAAGACGGGATACAACTTTTATGGGAAAACGTAGAAGTTGTTTCTTTTCGGAAAAAAGAAGTGGTTGTAGAAGAGGGAGGTCGCGATGATTTTATTTATTTTGTAAGTAGCGGCTCTGTACGGGGATATGTTTGTCGGGAAGGCAAAGAGAGGACATTCATGTTTGCCTTTGAAGGTGATGTGGCGGGTACTGTATTCGGTATGACCGGACGGGCGACTGCCCGGATGAATATTGAGACTATGGAAGATACCACTCTTTTAAAAATATCACGGAAAATATTAGAAGAAATTTTTTCGTCATCGGTCGAAATGGCAAATTGGGGACGCAGGCTGATGGAAAAAAGCCTGCTCGAATACGAGCATTATTTCATTGATTATTTTTGGGCCAATAAAAGTATTCAGTATAGAATGATAATGAAAGAATATCCCGAATTATTACAGCGTGTTTCATTGAAAGAACTGGCATCGTACCTGAATGTGACACCTCAAACTTTAAGC
- a CDS encoding Rne/Rng family ribonuclease, translated as MSSELVVDVQAKEVSIALLEDKRLVELQKEARNISFAVGDIYLGRIKKLMPGLNAAFVDVGYEKDAFLHYLDLGSQFNSCEKFIRQSLSDRKRVLSISKFKLLPEIEKEGTVSDTLKVGQEVLVQIAKEPISSKGPRLTAEISFAGRFLVLIPFSDKVSISQKIKSNEEKARLKQLIQSIKPKNFGVIVRTVAENKRVAELNNELKTLVKCWEDALVKLQKATTPSLIYEETGRTVGVLRDIFSPSFENIHVNDPDVYQQIYNYVSLIAPERKEIVKLYSGGLPIFDNFAITKQIKSSFGKTVSFKSGAYLIIEHTEALHVIDVNSGNRSKASNNQEANALDVNMYAAEEIARQLRLRDMGGIIVIDYIDMQEAENRQKLYDRMRELMANDRAKHNILPLSKFGLMQITRQRVRPALDIMTSEKCPTCYGKGIIPPSLLFTDRLEDKIAYLIFKLKIKNFTLHVHPFIAAYVNKGFFSLKWRWKCKYSFRFKLIPDQSLAFLEYKFFDSEKNEIDLKEEIEIK; from the coding sequence ATGTCCAGCGAACTTGTAGTTGACGTACAAGCCAAGGAGGTATCGATAGCACTACTTGAAGATAAACGATTGGTCGAGCTTCAGAAAGAAGCCCGGAATATATCGTTTGCCGTAGGCGATATTTATTTGGGGCGTATAAAGAAGCTAATGCCGGGACTAAATGCTGCATTCGTAGATGTGGGTTACGAAAAGGATGCATTCCTTCATTATTTAGATTTAGGTTCGCAGTTCAATTCCTGTGAAAAATTTATCCGCCAGTCTCTTTCGGACCGCAAACGGGTTTTGTCCATTTCAAAATTTAAATTACTTCCAGAAATAGAGAAAGAAGGAACCGTTAGCGATACTCTCAAAGTGGGCCAGGAAGTACTGGTGCAGATTGCTAAAGAGCCAATTTCATCAAAGGGTCCCCGGCTGACGGCCGAGATATCTTTTGCAGGGCGTTTTCTGGTACTGATACCTTTCTCTGATAAGGTGTCGATCTCGCAAAAGATAAAATCCAATGAGGAAAAGGCGCGTCTCAAGCAATTAATACAGAGCATAAAACCCAAGAATTTCGGCGTTATAGTACGTACCGTTGCAGAAAATAAGAGGGTTGCAGAACTGAACAACGAATTAAAAACATTGGTGAAATGCTGGGAAGATGCATTGGTAAAGTTACAAAAGGCTACTACGCCCTCTCTTATATATGAGGAAACGGGACGTACGGTAGGGGTACTACGGGATATTTTCAGCCCATCTTTCGAAAATATTCATGTAAACGATCCGGATGTATATCAGCAGATATATAATTATGTGAGCCTTATAGCACCCGAACGTAAAGAAATAGTGAAACTATATTCGGGAGGATTACCTATCTTCGACAATTTTGCCATAACTAAACAGATTAAGTCTTCGTTCGGTAAGACTGTTTCTTTTAAAAGCGGGGCCTACCTGATCATTGAACATACCGAAGCGCTTCACGTAATAGATGTAAATAGCGGGAATCGTTCTAAGGCGTCGAATAATCAGGAGGCGAATGCACTCGATGTCAATATGTATGCTGCAGAGGAAATTGCCAGGCAATTACGGTTGCGCGATATGGGCGGTATCATAGTTATTGATTACATAGACATGCAGGAGGCAGAGAATAGACAGAAACTTTACGACCGTATGAGGGAATTGATGGCAAATGACCGTGCCAAACACAACATCTTGCCTTTAAGTAAGTTCGGGCTTATGCAGATTACTCGTCAGAGAGTGCGTCCGGCATTGGATATTATGACGTCCGAAAAATGCCCAACTTGTTACGGTAAAGGTATTATTCCCCCATCTTTATTGTTTACCGACAGACTGGAAGACAAGATTGCGTACCTGATCTTTAAACTGAAGATTAAAAATTTTACTTTACACGTACATCCTTTTATTGCAGCTTATGTCAATAAGGGATTTTTTTCCCTTAAATGGCGGTGGAAATGTAAATATTCATTTCGCTTCAAATTGATACCGGATCAGTCTTTAGCTTTTCTCGAATATAAGTTTTTTGATTCTGAGAAAAATGAGATCGATCTGAAGGAAGAAATTGAGATAAAATAA